One genomic region from Nymphaea colorata isolate Beijing-Zhang1983 chromosome 12, ASM883128v2, whole genome shotgun sequence encodes:
- the LOC116265446 gene encoding uncharacterized protein LOC116265446 isoform X2, translated as MDPKTDRLVRRLTMVGTATATYFLLTADYGPYPNALDPIKDVIQSAQHSVKKLIFKTGEEPHNEDSEPNSGHGKGRA; from the exons ATGGACCCGAAGACGGACAGGCTGGTGAGGAGGTTGACGATGGTTGGAACTGCGACGGCTACTTATTTCCTTCTTACCGCCGACTATGGCCCTTATCCGAACGCCCTCGACCCT ATCAAGGATGTGATACAGTCTGCTCAACATTCTGTAAAGAAGCTTATTTTTAAGACAGGAGAGGAACCTCACAATGAAGACAGTGAGCCCAATTCTGGGCATGGGAAAGGTCGGGCATAG
- the LOC116265446 gene encoding uncharacterized protein LOC116265446 isoform X1, translated as MDPKTDRLVRRLTMVGTATATYFLLTADYGPYPNALDPVLIKDVIQSAQHSVKKLIFKTGEEPHNEDSEPNSGHGKGRA; from the exons ATGGACCCGAAGACGGACAGGCTGGTGAGGAGGTTGACGATGGTTGGAACTGCGACGGCTACTTATTTCCTTCTTACCGCCGACTATGGCCCTTATCCGAACGCCCTCGACCCTGTACTG ATCAAGGATGTGATACAGTCTGCTCAACATTCTGTAAAGAAGCTTATTTTTAAGACAGGAGAGGAACCTCACAATGAAGACAGTGAGCCCAATTCTGGGCATGGGAAAGGTCGGGCATAG